A genomic window from Triticum urartu cultivar G1812 chromosome 7, Tu2.1, whole genome shotgun sequence includes:
- the LOC125523246 gene encoding putative E3 ubiquitin-protein ligase SINA-like 6, whose amino-acid sequence MLVHEEGEIMQTEQDPTMELSTCKGGRLACANCRIERLGNQRQCQKCERGSGFDVWNTAVDAVLSSVRVECPHEGCGLYVTYHKLSDHQSVCPLAPCKCPVPVCGYEGPPPVLSHHISTVHPMPMHRIQYGKALQLQVPLSEPRLLLFAEENGRALFLVGSVLDIGAPIAVSVVCIRAGASPLPHYVAKLWANGSPGEPKGRTDTVKVEMEVTSSRDPGDIAVQELTYFTVPPKLLAGAKLVSLHIQIDKLTS is encoded by the exons ATGCttgtgcacgaggagggcgagatcatgcagACGGAACAAGACCCGACGATGGAGCTCTCTACG TGCAAGGGAGGGCGCCTGGCTTGCGCGAACTGCCGCATCGAGCGCCTCGGGAACCAGCGGCAGTGCCAGAAGTGCGAGCGTGGCAGTGGATTCGACGTGTGGAACACGGCGGTGGACGCCGTCCTCTCCtcggtgagggtggagtgcccacacgaaggctgtgggctctacgtcacttaccacaagctcaGCGATCACCAGAGCGTGTGTCCGCTCGCGCCCTGCAAATGCCCCGTGCCCGTCTGCGGCTATGAAGGCCCGCCGCCGGTGCTCtcccaccacatcagcaccgTGCATCCCATGCCCATGCACAGGATCCAGTATGGCAAGGCGCTCCAGCTGCAAGTGCCACTGTCGGAGCCACGGCTCTTGCTGTTCGCGGAGGAGAACGGCCGCGCGCTTTTCTTGGTCGGCAGCGTGCTTGACATCGGCGCGCCTATCGCCGTGTCGGTCGTCTGCATCAGAGCGGGGGCGTCCCCACTGCCGCACTACGTGGCCAAGCTATGGGCGAATGGCTCGccgggggagcccaaaggcaggaccgacaccgtcaaggtggaaatggaggtgacaagcagcaGGGATCCCGGTGACATCGCCGTGCAGGAGCTGACCTACTTCACAGTTCCGCCCAAGCTGCTGGCCGGGGCTAAGCtggtgtccctccacattcagattgacaagctcacgtcctaa